A window from Oreochromis aureus strain Israel breed Guangdong linkage group 16, ZZ_aureus, whole genome shotgun sequence encodes these proteins:
- the LOC120433732 gene encoding uncharacterized protein LOC120433732: MAQILQRTVTVSLNDSTFERALAKCCKIVGHFKHSLANAQELKAQQAAHGHQTEPLVQDVPTRWNSTLEMIKRIQRNKSVLTTVLAQQNNKVTMLTDQELHRLQKLEELLEPCRYVTELLGGERYVSCFMVLSALCHLFRIMEPSDDDPVYVLRFKKVFTTDIAQWRDGSNLTWLKIATALDPRFKDVKCLSKDERREVWASSVHDLLMAETRAHQPSAQTTEEPSPKKSKMSICLLGSSDSDTEEDAIDHCLNLYKAELKIDIGECPLQWWLKREGAHARLAPIDCARENANFLV, encoded by the exons ATGGCCCAAATTCTGCAAAGAACTGTCACAGTTTCTCTTAATGACAGCACATTTGAAAGGGCTCTGGCCAAATGTTGCAAGATTGTTGGACATTTTAAGCATAGTCTAGCAAATGCTCAGGAATTAAAGGCACAGCAAGCTGCACATGGACATCAAACAGAACCACTTGTTCAGGACGTTCCAACAAGATGGAACTCCACCCTAGAGATGATCAAGCGGATCCAGAGAAACAAATCTGTGCTGACCACCGTCCTGGCTCAGCAAAACAACAAGGTTACCATGTTGACTGACCAGGAGCTTCACAGACTGCAAAAGCTGGAGGAACTACTTGAACCTTGCAG ATATGTTACCGAACTGCTGGGGGGAGAACGGTATGTCTCCTGCTTCATGGTGTTGTCAGCCTTGTGTCATTTGTTCAGGATTATGGAGCCCTCAGATGATGACCCAGTCTACGTTTTGAGGTTTAAAAAGGTTTTTACCACAGACATAGCTCAGTGGAGGGACGGCAGCAATCTCACATGGCTGAAGATCGCTACTGCCCTTGATCCCAGGTTTAAAGACGTTAAGTGCCTTTCCAAAGATGAAAGAAGAGAGGTGTGGGCTTCTTCAGTACATGACCTTCTGATGGCAGAGACGCGTGCACACCAACCATCTGCTCAGACAACAGAGGAACCATCACCAAAGAAGAGCAAGATGTCCATCTGCTTGCTGGGTTCTTCTGATTCAGatacagaggaagatgctatAGACCACTGTCTGAATCTGTACAAAGCAGAGCTCAAAATTGACATAGGAGAGTGTCCACTACAGTGGTGGTTAAAGAGAGAAGGAGCACATGCCAGGCTGGCACCTATTGactgtgcacgagaaaatgctaacttcctggtttga
- the LOC116331610 gene encoding C-type lectin domain family 17, member A-like isoform X2, protein MEEISVRAESAEQDNPKPSTHHTGPNSCKGNRYLGVIVFWSLLGVLLLTRFVTHGVHYFIMIEERDSLNANLSAVSKKLAVMSEERDLLRANLSENLKEFERLLSLYKQKKTCPVGWSSFSHSCYLLSERSGSWDAARKDCRDRGADLVVIDSPEEQTLLSMITIKNAWIGLNDKEQEGTWKWVDGTPLTLMYWATTQPDNGGKQDCVYVTKDERRYWGDGWCLTDNRQWICEKTPNPKNTCPVGWSSFNHSCYLLSESSASWDAARRDCRGREADLLVINSPEEQNFLSTINTEVWIGLNDKEQEGTWKWVDGTPLNVTYWGRYQPDNGGEEDCAHVRSDEKKSWNDFSCSSSFQWICEKVPENN, encoded by the exons ATGGAGGAAATTTCTGTCCGTGCTGAATCTGCTGAACAAGACAACCCAAAACCATCAACACATCACACAG gTCCAAACAGCTGTAAGGGGAATCGTTATTTAGGTGTCATTGTGTTTTGGAGTCTGCTGGGTGTTTTACTTCTAACTAGATTTGTCACTCATGGTGTCCACT actTCATTATGATTGAGGAAAGAGACAGCCTGAATGCAAATCTCTCCGCTGTGAGTAAAAAACTTGCCGTCATGAGTGAGGAAAGAGACCTGCTGCGTGCCAACCTCTCTGAAAATCTCAAAGAGTTTGAAAGGCTTCTGAGTttgtacaaacaga AAAAAACATGTCCTGTAGGATGGAGCAGCTTCAGCCATAGCTGCTATCTCCTCTCGGAAAGATCTGGTTCCTGGGATGCAGCCAGAAAGGACTGCAGAGACAGAGGAGCAGATCTGGTGGTTATTGACAGCCCTGAAGAACAG ACCCTTCTCTCTATGATCACCATAAAAAACGCTTGGATtggtttaaatgacaaagaacaGGAGGGAACATGGAAATGGGTAGATGGGACTCCACTGACTCTGAT GTACTGGGCAACAACACAACCTGATAATGGTGGAAAACAGGACTGTGTTTATGTCACAAAGGATGAGAGAAGGTATTGGGGTGATGGTTGGTGTTTGACAGATAATCGTCAATGGATCTGCGAAAAAACACCAAACCCAA AAAATACATGTCCTGTAGGATGGAGCAGCTTCAACCATAGCTGCTATCTCCTCTCTGAAAGCTCTGCTTCCTGGGATGCAGCCAGAAGGGACTGCAGAGGCAGAGAAGCAGATCTGCTGGTTATTAACAGCCCTGAAGAGCAG AACTTCCTGTCTACAATCAATACAGAAGTTTGGATTGGTTTGAATGACAAAGAACAGGAGGGAACATGGAAATGGGTAGATGGGACTCCACTGAATGTGAC GTACTGGGGAAGATATCAGCCTGATAATGGTGGAGAAGAGGACTGTGCTCATGTCAGaagtgatgaaaaaaaatcttggaATGATTTTTCGTGTTCATCTTCTTTTCAATGGATCTGTGAAAAAGTTCCAGAAAACAACTGA
- the LOC116331610 gene encoding C-type lectin domain family 17, member A-like isoform X1, with amino-acid sequence MEEISVRAESAEQDNPKPSTHHTVLFLLFSGPNSCKGNRYLGVIVFWSLLGVLLLTRFVTHGVHYFIMIEERDSLNANLSAVSKKLAVMSEERDLLRANLSENLKEFERLLSLYKQKKTCPVGWSSFSHSCYLLSERSGSWDAARKDCRDRGADLVVIDSPEEQTLLSMITIKNAWIGLNDKEQEGTWKWVDGTPLTLMYWATTQPDNGGKQDCVYVTKDERRYWGDGWCLTDNRQWICEKTPNPKNTCPVGWSSFNHSCYLLSESSASWDAARRDCRGREADLLVINSPEEQNFLSTINTEVWIGLNDKEQEGTWKWVDGTPLNVTYWGRYQPDNGGEEDCAHVRSDEKKSWNDFSCSSSFQWICEKVPENN; translated from the exons ATGGAGGAAATTTCTGTCCGTGCTGAATCTGCTGAACAAGACAACCCAAAACCATCAACACATCACACAG ttctttttcttctcttttcaggTCCAAACAGCTGTAAGGGGAATCGTTATTTAGGTGTCATTGTGTTTTGGAGTCTGCTGGGTGTTTTACTTCTAACTAGATTTGTCACTCATGGTGTCCACT actTCATTATGATTGAGGAAAGAGACAGCCTGAATGCAAATCTCTCCGCTGTGAGTAAAAAACTTGCCGTCATGAGTGAGGAAAGAGACCTGCTGCGTGCCAACCTCTCTGAAAATCTCAAAGAGTTTGAAAGGCTTCTGAGTttgtacaaacaga AAAAAACATGTCCTGTAGGATGGAGCAGCTTCAGCCATAGCTGCTATCTCCTCTCGGAAAGATCTGGTTCCTGGGATGCAGCCAGAAAGGACTGCAGAGACAGAGGAGCAGATCTGGTGGTTATTGACAGCCCTGAAGAACAG ACCCTTCTCTCTATGATCACCATAAAAAACGCTTGGATtggtttaaatgacaaagaacaGGAGGGAACATGGAAATGGGTAGATGGGACTCCACTGACTCTGAT GTACTGGGCAACAACACAACCTGATAATGGTGGAAAACAGGACTGTGTTTATGTCACAAAGGATGAGAGAAGGTATTGGGGTGATGGTTGGTGTTTGACAGATAATCGTCAATGGATCTGCGAAAAAACACCAAACCCAA AAAATACATGTCCTGTAGGATGGAGCAGCTTCAACCATAGCTGCTATCTCCTCTCTGAAAGCTCTGCTTCCTGGGATGCAGCCAGAAGGGACTGCAGAGGCAGAGAAGCAGATCTGCTGGTTATTAACAGCCCTGAAGAGCAG AACTTCCTGTCTACAATCAATACAGAAGTTTGGATTGGTTTGAATGACAAAGAACAGGAGGGAACATGGAAATGGGTAGATGGGACTCCACTGAATGTGAC GTACTGGGGAAGATATCAGCCTGATAATGGTGGAGAAGAGGACTGTGCTCATGTCAGaagtgatgaaaaaaaatcttggaATGATTTTTCGTGTTCATCTTCTTTTCAATGGATCTGTGAAAAAGTTCCAGAAAACAACTGA